From a region of the Paraburkholderia caribensis genome:
- a CDS encoding D-cysteine desulfhydrase family protein, with amino-acid sequence MPNALALDLSAFPRYALIEGPTPIQHLSRLSKQLGDVDIYVKRDDLTGLGGGGSKLRKLEFLLGEALAQGADTIITVGARQSNHARLTAAAAARAGLACEVVLTRMVPREDDDYVHNGNVLLDALLGARIHDLPGNADAMAFAQNRADELRKAGHKVYLAPLGGSSAVGNLGYAACAMEMLDQSRALGISFDRIAVPNGSGGTQAGLVAGLLAMGEDPTRVVSHNVLATHENTLSNTQLKAKETLALLRPDAVLSDASVIVEDGQRGEGYGIPTDAMREAVRLLASVEGLLLDPVYSGKAFAGLLHDIRSRAIGPGAKVVFLMTGGLPGLYAYRSAF; translated from the coding sequence ATGCCAAACGCACTTGCTCTCGATCTCAGCGCATTTCCTCGTTACGCATTGATCGAGGGCCCTACGCCGATCCAGCATTTGAGCCGCTTGAGCAAGCAGTTGGGTGACGTCGATATCTATGTCAAGCGAGACGATCTCACGGGCCTTGGCGGTGGCGGCAGCAAGCTGCGAAAACTCGAATTCCTGCTGGGTGAAGCGCTCGCGCAAGGCGCGGATACGATCATCACGGTGGGCGCGCGCCAGTCGAATCACGCCCGGCTCACGGCTGCTGCGGCCGCGCGTGCGGGCCTGGCGTGCGAGGTCGTGCTGACGCGCATGGTGCCGCGCGAAGACGACGATTACGTCCACAATGGCAACGTGCTGCTCGACGCGCTGCTCGGCGCCCGCATTCACGATCTGCCCGGCAACGCCGACGCCATGGCGTTCGCGCAGAACCGCGCGGACGAGCTGCGCAAGGCGGGACACAAGGTCTATCTCGCGCCGCTGGGCGGCTCGTCTGCTGTCGGCAATCTCGGATATGCGGCGTGCGCGATGGAAATGCTCGACCAGTCGCGCGCGCTGGGCATTTCGTTCGATCGCATCGCCGTGCCCAACGGCAGCGGCGGCACGCAGGCGGGTCTTGTCGCTGGCTTGCTGGCGATGGGCGAGGACCCGACGCGCGTCGTGTCGCACAACGTGCTGGCGACGCATGAGAACACCTTGTCCAACACGCAACTGAAGGCGAAGGAAACGCTTGCGCTGCTTCGGCCCGACGCGGTTCTTTCCGACGCGAGCGTGATCGTCGAGGACGGGCAGCGCGGCGAAGGCTACGGCATTCCCACCGACGCGATGCGTGAAGCCGTGCGGCTGCTGGCGAGCGTCGAGGGCCTGCTTCTGGACCCTGTGTATAGCGGGAAAGCGTTCGCCGGCCTGCTGCACGACATCAGAAGCAGAGCCATCGGGCCAGGCGCGAAGGTCGTGTTCCTGATGACGGGCGGCCTGCCGGGACTGTACGCATATCGCAGCGCGTTTTGA
- a CDS encoding HvfC/BufC N-terminal domain-containing protein, whose amino-acid sequence MSATNHRWQQDFRSWLTDGSEEAARRVGSDASYGLSVYQNNYRRQLIECLEHSFPQVRTLLGADAFPHAAITHIEHRLAAAIRVVPQACRRQRVRSAPSSARKRKLCNTMRSARRASG is encoded by the coding sequence GTGAGCGCGACGAATCATCGTTGGCAACAGGACTTTCGCTCGTGGCTGACCGACGGGTCGGAAGAAGCCGCCCGCCGCGTCGGCAGCGATGCATCGTATGGTCTGTCGGTCTACCAGAACAACTACCGCCGGCAATTGATCGAATGCCTTGAGCATTCGTTTCCACAGGTACGGACGTTGCTTGGCGCGGATGCCTTTCCACACGCGGCCATCACGCACATCGAGCACCGTCTGGCGGCGGCAATTCGTGTCGTGCCTCAAGCGTGTCGACGCCAGCGAGTACGAAGCGCTCCTTCGTCTGCACGAAAACGAAAGCTTTGCAACACTATGCGATCTGCTCGTCGAGCGTCTGGGTGA
- a CDS encoding tautomerase family protein: MPIVTIQVTREGTKPGADCVTVEEKAQLIKGVSQVLLEVLNKPLESTFVVIEEVPTDNWGWGGLPALEIRKLKAAKSA; this comes from the coding sequence ATGCCGATTGTCACCATTCAGGTCACGCGAGAAGGGACGAAACCCGGCGCGGATTGCGTGACCGTCGAAGAAAAAGCGCAACTCATCAAGGGTGTGAGCCAGGTGTTGCTCGAGGTGCTGAACAAGCCGCTCGAATCCACCTTCGTTGTGATCGAGGAAGTGCCGACGGACAATTGGGGCTGGGGCGGTTTGCCGGCCCTGGAAATTCGCAAGCTCAAAGCAGCGAAATCAGCCTGA
- a CDS encoding organic hydroperoxide resistance protein, which translates to MSLEKALYTAHATATGGRDGRATVPEANLEFKLTTPKELGGKGGEGANPEQLFAAGYSACFIGAMKFVAARDKIAIPADASIDSSVGIGPIPNGFGIEVEMKISLPGMERDAAQDLVNKAHIVCPYSNATRNNIDVKLTLV; encoded by the coding sequence ATGTCGCTCGAAAAGGCGCTTTACACTGCACACGCAACCGCGACGGGAGGCCGTGACGGCCGCGCGACGGTGCCCGAAGCCAACCTTGAATTCAAGCTCACCACGCCAAAAGAACTGGGCGGAAAAGGCGGTGAAGGCGCGAACCCGGAGCAGCTGTTCGCCGCCGGTTACAGCGCCTGCTTTATCGGTGCGATGAAATTCGTTGCCGCACGCGATAAGATCGCGATCCCCGCCGATGCGTCGATCGACAGCAGCGTGGGGATCGGGCCGATTCCAAATGGGTTCGGCATCGAAGTCGAGATGAAAATATCATTGCCGGGTATGGAGCGCGATGCCGCGCAAGATCTCGTCAACAAGGCTCACATCGTGTGCCCGTATTCAAATGCAACGCGTAATAACATCGACGTGAAGCTCACGCTCGTCTGA
- a CDS encoding CoA-acylating methylmalonate-semialdehyde dehydrogenase, translating to MQAYTDSADVGHFIHGERVSGTGSRSQAVFNPATGARARKLLLGEAADVDAAVASAKAAFPKWADTPPIKRARVMLRFLELMNRHHDELAAIITAEHGKVFSDAQGEVARGIDVIEFACGIPQLLKGDYTEQVSTGIDNWTMRQPLGVVAGITPFNFPCMVPCWMFPVAIAAGNTFILKPSERDPSAALFMAGLLKEAGLPDGVFNVVQGDKVVVDALLTHRDVKAVSFVGSTPIANYIYETGAKHGKRVQALGGAKNHMVVMPDADLDKAVDALIGAAYGSAGERCMAISVALLVGDVADKIVPRLAERARSLIVKNGMEQDAEMGPIVTRQALERIEGYIAEGVKEGATLVVDGRGLKVAGHEDGFFTGGTLFDNVTPEMRIYKEEIFGPVLACVRVKDFTEAVELINAHEFGNGVACFTSDGHVAREFGRRIEVGMVGINVPIPVPMAWHGFGGWKRSLFGDTHAYGEEGVRFYTKQKSIMQRWSESIEKGAEFAMPTAK from the coding sequence ATGCAAGCCTATACCGACAGCGCAGACGTGGGACATTTCATTCACGGGGAGCGCGTCAGCGGAACGGGAAGCCGTAGCCAGGCCGTATTCAATCCCGCCACAGGCGCCAGGGCCCGCAAGCTGCTGCTCGGTGAGGCTGCCGATGTCGATGCCGCCGTCGCGAGCGCGAAGGCGGCGTTTCCGAAGTGGGCCGACACGCCGCCCATCAAGCGCGCACGGGTGATGCTGCGCTTTCTCGAACTGATGAACCGTCACCACGACGAACTCGCGGCCATCATCACGGCTGAGCACGGCAAGGTGTTTTCCGATGCGCAAGGCGAAGTGGCGCGCGGCATCGACGTGATCGAATTTGCATGCGGCATTCCGCAACTGCTCAAGGGCGACTACACGGAACAGGTTTCGACGGGCATCGACAACTGGACGATGCGGCAGCCGCTCGGCGTCGTCGCAGGTATCACGCCGTTCAACTTTCCGTGCATGGTGCCGTGCTGGATGTTCCCTGTCGCGATCGCGGCCGGTAATACCTTCATTCTGAAGCCGAGCGAGCGTGACCCGTCGGCTGCGCTGTTCATGGCGGGGCTGCTGAAAGAGGCCGGATTGCCCGACGGCGTATTCAATGTCGTGCAGGGCGACAAGGTGGTCGTGGATGCGTTGCTCACGCATCGGGACGTCAAGGCCGTGAGCTTTGTCGGCTCGACGCCGATTGCGAACTACATCTACGAAACGGGCGCGAAGCACGGCAAGCGTGTGCAGGCGCTGGGCGGTGCGAAGAACCATATGGTGGTGATGCCCGACGCCGATCTCGACAAGGCTGTCGATGCGCTGATCGGCGCGGCCTACGGCTCGGCGGGCGAGCGTTGCATGGCGATTTCGGTTGCGCTGCTGGTTGGCGACGTGGCAGACAAGATCGTGCCTCGACTCGCCGAACGGGCCCGCAGCCTGATCGTGAAGAACGGTATGGAGCAGGATGCGGAAATGGGCCCGATCGTCACGCGGCAGGCACTGGAGCGGATCGAAGGGTATATCGCCGAGGGCGTGAAGGAAGGCGCGACGCTGGTCGTGGATGGCCGTGGTCTGAAGGTCGCGGGTCATGAAGACGGCTTCTTCACGGGCGGTACGCTGTTCGACAACGTGACGCCGGAGATGCGCATCTACAAGGAAGAGATTTTCGGGCCGGTGCTTGCCTGTGTGCGCGTGAAGGACTTCACGGAAGCCGTGGAGCTGATCAATGCCCACGAATTCGGCAACGGCGTGGCGTGCTTCACGAGCGATGGCCATGTTGCGCGCGAATTCGGCCGCCGCATCGAAGTCGGCATGGTTGGCATCAATGTGCCGATTCCGGTGCCGATGGCGTGGCATGGCTTCGGCGGCTGGAAGCGCAGCCTGTTCGGCGACACGCATGCATACGGCGAAGAGGGTGTGCGCTTCTATACGAAGCAGAAATCGATCATGCAGCGCTGGTCGGAGAGCATCGAGAAGGGCGCCGAATTCGCGATGCCGACCGCGAAGTAA
- a CDS encoding LysR family transcriptional regulator, with the protein MDTQNIGELWTHLHWLTMLAEQGTYTAAAARLGVSKAAMSQRISELERAAGISLVQRTTRSVRLTEAGQQLVDSTRGQYAQIAASFARVRELSGVPRGLVRVTAPVAFARQQLVPKIPGFLADNPEVRVQLEVSDRLVSLATEGFDLAIRHSAEPPDTHVAWKLCDTHSVIVATRGYLRKRGMPKSPEELASHDCLFYPRSSGEPMWSFERKSARKSGTRPVTLPVNGQFSANNSETLRDAALESLGIALLPDFTAQAAVQAGKLVVVLPDWRVTGAFAEQLYIVRPYASHVPRAVGLFVGYLRERFADGFPV; encoded by the coding sequence ATGGATACGCAAAATATTGGCGAACTCTGGACCCATCTGCACTGGCTCACCATGCTCGCCGAACAGGGCACCTACACGGCGGCCGCTGCGCGCCTGGGCGTCAGCAAGGCGGCGATGAGCCAGCGCATCTCCGAACTGGAGCGTGCCGCGGGGATTTCGCTGGTGCAGCGAACGACGCGCAGCGTCCGGCTGACAGAAGCCGGCCAGCAGCTCGTCGACAGCACGCGCGGGCAATATGCGCAGATCGCCGCCAGCTTCGCGCGGGTCCGCGAGCTGTCGGGCGTGCCACGCGGGCTCGTGCGCGTGACGGCGCCTGTCGCGTTCGCGCGGCAGCAACTGGTGCCGAAAATACCCGGATTCCTGGCGGACAATCCCGAGGTTCGGGTGCAACTGGAGGTGTCGGACAGACTGGTATCGTTGGCCACGGAAGGTTTCGATCTCGCCATCCGTCACAGCGCCGAGCCACCCGATACGCACGTCGCGTGGAAACTTTGCGACACGCATTCGGTGATCGTCGCGACGCGCGGCTATCTGCGCAAGCGCGGCATGCCAAAGTCACCGGAAGAACTTGCTTCTCACGATTGCCTCTTTTACCCGCGCTCGTCGGGCGAACCGATGTGGTCGTTCGAGCGCAAGTCGGCGCGAAAATCAGGCACGCGGCCGGTCACCTTGCCCGTCAACGGGCAGTTCTCCGCGAACAATAGCGAAACGCTGCGCGACGCGGCGCTCGAAAGCCTGGGCATTGCGCTGCTGCCGGACTTCACCGCGCAGGCCGCCGTGCAGGCGGGGAAGCTGGTCGTCGTGTTGCCTGACTGGCGCGTGACGGGCGCGTTCGCCGAGCAGCTTTATATCGTGCGGCCTTATGCGTCGCATGTGCCGCGGGCGGTCGGGCTGTTTGTAGGCTATTTGCGCGAGCGCTTTGCGGATGGATTTCCTGTTTGA